A portion of the Clupea harengus chromosome 18, Ch_v2.0.2, whole genome shotgun sequence genome contains these proteins:
- the snx24 gene encoding sorting nexin-24, giving the protein MNFAFFEMHPLMVSIPSFRSEDNALERGYTVFKIEVLMCGRQHTVEKRYSEFHTLHKALKKITKVPEIPSKHVRNWIPKVVEQRRHGLELYLQTIIMENEVLPKIFLDFLNIRHFPSLPKTESCGSFDTESDESSKLTHQPALLFLRDPYVLPDSHDTFPNVVIEGVIHGMFYPDLQPR; this is encoded by the exons ATGAACTTTGCTTTTTTCGAGATGCATCCCTTAATGGTCTCTATTCCTTCTTTTCGATCGGAGGACAATGCCTTGGAAAGAGGATATACG gtCTTCAAGATTGAGGTGCTAATGTGTGGCCGCCAGCACACTGTTGAGAAACGCTACAGCGAATTCCACACCCTACATAAAGCG CTGAAGAAAATAACCAAAGTTCCTGAGATTCCTTCCAAACATGTGAGGAACTGGATCCCCAAAGTTGTGGAGCAGAGGAGACATGGGCTGGAGCTGTACCTCCAG ACTATAATCATGGAAAATGAGGTTCTCCCCAAGATTTTCCTGGATTTCCTCAACATCCGCCATTTTCCCTCACTGCCAAAAACTGAGAGTTGTGG GTCATTTGACACGGAATCAGATGAGTCGAG CAAGCTGACTCATCAGCCAGCTCTCCTCTTCCTGCGGGACCCCTATGTCCTCCCAGATAGCCATG ACACATTTCCTAATGTGGTCATCGAGGGAGTAATCCATGGAATGTTCTATCCAGACCTTCAGCCGAGGTAG